From one Haloferax marinisediminis genomic stretch:
- a CDS encoding glycosyltransferase family 4 protein, translating into MRVLNYLEFASQLERSGIGTSTDQQRAALATTDVDVVTSPWPDSPLSAAASVARGDCVFRDYDVAHCNLIGPGSVAVARHAKRNDIPLVLHSHVTREDFAESFRGSTAIAPALGKYLKWFYSQADVVLCPSEYTKQVLESYPVDAPIRPISNGVDAESLDGFEAFRDEYREKYDLDGMTVFAVGNVFERKGLTTFCEVAKQTDYDFAWFGPYDTGPHASKKVKYWVENPPENVTFTGWIDDIRGAFGAGDVYLFPTKNENQGIAVLEAMACGKAVVLRDIPVFEEFYTHGYDCLKCSTDEEFRRALELLGQDADLRRRLGENAKQTAAEHSLDRVGDRLVETYEDVLSGALAN; encoded by the coding sequence GTGCGCGTACTGAACTATCTCGAGTTCGCCTCGCAACTCGAACGGAGCGGTATCGGGACCTCCACCGACCAACAGCGGGCGGCACTGGCGACGACCGACGTAGACGTCGTCACGTCCCCGTGGCCCGACTCCCCGCTCTCTGCTGCTGCCAGCGTCGCGCGTGGCGACTGCGTCTTCCGCGACTACGACGTCGCCCACTGCAACCTCATCGGACCGGGGTCAGTCGCCGTCGCGAGACACGCGAAGCGAAACGATATCCCCCTCGTCCTCCACTCGCACGTCACCCGAGAGGACTTCGCCGAGAGTTTCCGTGGGTCGACCGCCATCGCACCGGCCCTCGGGAAGTACCTCAAGTGGTTCTACTCGCAAGCAGACGTGGTTCTCTGTCCCTCCGAGTACACAAAGCAGGTCCTCGAATCCTACCCAGTCGACGCGCCGATTCGCCCTATCTCGAACGGGGTCGATGCCGAGTCACTCGACGGGTTCGAAGCGTTCCGTGACGAGTACCGAGAGAAGTACGACCTCGACGGGATGACCGTCTTCGCAGTGGGCAACGTCTTCGAGCGAAAGGGACTGACGACGTTCTGTGAAGTCGCCAAACAGACCGACTACGACTTCGCGTGGTTCGGCCCGTACGACACCGGACCGCACGCCTCGAAGAAAGTCAAATACTGGGTCGAGAACCCACCGGAGAACGTCACCTTCACCGGCTGGATAGACGACATCCGCGGCGCGTTCGGCGCAGGCGACGTCTACCTCTTCCCCACGAAGAACGAGAATCAGGGCATCGCTGTCCTCGAAGCGATGGCCTGTGGAAAGGCCGTCGTCCTCCGTGATATCCCCGTGTTCGAAGAGTTCTACACCCACGGCTACGACTGCCTGAAGTGTTCGACCGACGAAGAGTTCCGTCGCGCGCTCGAACTGCTCGGACAAGACGCCGACCTCCGCCGCAGACTCGGCGAGAACGCGAAACAGACGGCCGCAGAACACAGTCTCGACCGCGTCGGCGACCGACTCGTCGAGACGTACGAAGACGTGCTCTCCGGCGCGCTCGCCAACTGA
- a CDS encoding ribonuclease P protein component 4: MSIAEERIDRLHHLAREAASDRDHDLAREYVRLARRVAERNRCGLPKEFRRFTCDECDAYLIPGVNARVRTQSGGHVVVRCDCGATKRYPY; encoded by the coding sequence ATGAGCATCGCGGAGGAGCGAATCGACCGACTCCACCACCTGGCGCGCGAGGCGGCCTCCGACCGAGACCACGACCTAGCACGTGAGTACGTTCGCCTCGCACGTCGCGTCGCAGAGCGGAATCGCTGTGGCCTCCCGAAGGAGTTTCGGCGGTTCACCTGTGACGAGTGCGATGCGTATCTCATTCCGGGAGTCAACGCCCGCGTCCGGACGCAGTCAGGCGGCCACGTCGTCGTTCGGTGTGACTGCGGCGCGACGAAACGCTATCCGTACTGA
- a CDS encoding YhbY family RNA-binding protein, which yields MNTQDLRKQAHDLDVTVWVGKSGIEAVVGELNDQLGERNLVKAKFLRASLGGTTIDEAAADLAERVNAELIETRGKTAVFHR from the coding sequence ATGAATACGCAGGACCTCCGAAAGCAAGCTCACGACCTCGACGTGACCGTCTGGGTCGGCAAAAGTGGCATCGAGGCAGTCGTCGGCGAACTGAACGACCAACTCGGCGAACGAAACCTCGTCAAGGCGAAGTTCCTCCGCGCCTCCCTCGGCGGAACGACCATCGACGAGGCAGCAGCAGACCTCGCAGAGCGAGTGAACGCTGAACTGATAGAGACACGGGGGAAAACGGCGGTTTTCCACAGATGA